The genomic interval CAGAACATAAAGTCctacaaatttatatattatgaAAGGGAAAGATCAtaaaattgatgaaataaaattatttgCATAATTGTAAAGCTTTATATTTAAGAACAATTAAACAATACATCagtgattttattttttgacTGAAGAAATTAAGgggaaataaatatatttcaattccATGCATGCTCGTTTCATGCAAAGAACTTCAAAGTGTTATTTACAATCCGAAAGACATGTAcaccataattttttttttaaaccgtTATCTGATTTCTacatcataaatattcatatttcattttaatgcatttaacaatttttttcgtATAGAATATTTGAATAATACATTTTTGCCTGAACTTTGTCGCGTAACGATTTTCACTTTTTGCTCTCTTCGTTTATATGACCTACTTATTGGTAGAGTTGCTGTCAGCAGTTGATGTATGTCCGGGGTACGCGTGTGTTGCGAGGGACGGGGAGGGGACGGGGACAGGGGACGGGGGACGGGGGACGGGGAGTGGTGACATGCATAGGATCTTAAAGTCAATATTTCCCGACTGATTTTGTTAAGAGCATAAACCTTTATGGCTGGGCCGTTAGCGGATCCAAACGTTTGAGAGTAAGGGGTGGGGCTTGGTTTCGTTGAATTTCTATGTAGGGGTCTGGAGTTGTCCCCCCGACGAAAATTAGACACTTTCGACGGCCAATGGGGTTTTCTGAGACATATTAAACTATGCATTAGATCTATAAGTAAGTCTAAGCGCTAAGCTGCTCTAATAAGAaacttttgcattttgaaaatattttccacCTCAACCCCGCCCCACGTGACTCAGCTTCCTTTTGCTATAATAGAAAGGAGAATTTTTTCTTCATCAATTTTTCTAACTATAGTAAAtcctccacccccacccttaTTTACCAATATGCAAACACAAACATTTAATAGAGAAAATAAAGTAGTTTAGACGGAATCATGCAGTATCCATCACCGCTTGAATGGTCACACCTTcacgccccctcccctctcctccccgcTAGGagtaaacgcacggtacacacaAGAGAGGGAGGGGTAATGCTTCTCATAATCCCATAATCCCATATCCGTGTGATGACCTTGATCAATCTTCACGGAATTCATGAAGCATTTCCTGTTCGACGAGGTAGGGCTACCTACTTCTGAAAAGGATCGAACTTTTCcggcaattttatttttaaatgtgtAGTGGCGTCAACTTTCGAGCATGTCGATCAGATCTTCTGTTGTCAAAAAGTATCACCCTACCCCtctctttccccctcccctcccctccctcaagCATCAAACAGAGTTGATCTCACCCTTTACATCTATTTATCCGATTCAATACAGCGCAACATGCCCAGTCATCTGATGGTATTTCTATAGGATTAACTAACCATGCAGTATTTCGGTATTATGATAAAACATATATCATTTCCAAGTTCACAATTACCTTAAACCTACCGACGACACCGGAAGGGTACCTACCTTGGCTATGGATGGGTAAACTCTAGCATGCAGCACCCTGCATGCcttcaatttaaaaataatttactcTTCATCATACCACATGCCAAAAATGCTGCTTTTTagaaattgtaatatttattcattataAAGTAACGCTTTTATACTTCTTTCCTTTCTGTTGTCTTCCCACATAATACATAATATAGTAACATCAGGAAGATGtcagtaacagctccctggaaTCTTATATTTAACCTCTTATAGACGATATTAACTCCAAGGGATATTTCTTGTGACGTCACAGTTTGTTTCCATGGAGATCATCCCGTCAACGAATCCCTAGGACATCATTATACTTCGTTACATATTTCCGTTTAGTTTTTACAATACTTTTACATTCTGCCGTGACGTCATTAAACTTTTATTATCTGCTAGCACGTTTACGTATATCTAGAAATTATATCAAATATCATTCTGAATGTCTTATTGACCGACTGTATTATTGAGATCTTTTCATATCAATTTTTATCCCCATTTGACATAAACTGTAGCTTCCTAATCTCAAGTAGAAcataattaagaagaaaaaaacaacttttattgATCTTGGTAATTCTATTATCGTCGTTTCTCATAACTAATGATGAATGACAGATCCAACCCTTCCAAGAGTAAAGGCTTTTAGGTAGGTACTGACTGGAATACTGAAATAACGTTGTTTGATAACTTCAAGAAAGAAATACGTTGACAGCTATTACTttaatatacaaaatgaaaaatggtGGCATATTTGAAGGAATCTGCATGGACAGTTGCAAACATTTTGACCACTTATGAATGCAtgcattaatattaaattttagTTTAAAAATTTTAGTTATTAAATTTTAGTGACGTCATTCAACTCTCATTTTATCTGCTAGCACGTTTACGTATATCTAGAAATTATATCAAATATCATTCTGAATGTCGTATTGACCGACTGTATTATTGAGATCTTTTCATATCAATTTTTATTCCCATTTGACATAAACGGTAGCTTCCTTATCTCAGGTAGAACATAATTtagaagaaaaacaactttTATTGATCTTCGTATTCTATTATCGTCGTTTTTTATAACTAATGATGAATGACAGATCCAACCCTTCCAAGAGTAAAGGCTTTTATGTAGGTACTGACTGGAATACTGAAATAACGTTGTTTGATAACTTAAAGAAAGAAATGCGTTGACAGCTATTACTttaatatacaaaatgaaaaatggtGGCATATTTGAAGGAATCTGCATGGACGGTTGCAAACATTTTGATCACTTATGAATGCAtgcattaatattaaattttagTTTAAAAATTTTAGTTTAAAAAATTTAGTGACGTCATTCAACTTTCATATTACCTTCTGGCACGTTTTTGTATATCTAGAAATTATATCAAATATCATTCTGAATGTCGTATTGACCGACTGTATTATTGAGATCTTTTCATATCAATTTTTATCCCCATTTGACATTAACTGTAGCTTCCTTATCTCAAGTAGAACATAATTtagaagaaaaacaactttTATTGATCTTCGTAATTCTATTATCGTCGTTTTTCATAGCTAATGATGAATGACAGATCCAACCCTTCCAAGAGTAAAGGCTTTTAGGTAGGTACTGACTGGAATACTGAAATAATTTTGTTTGGTAACTTAAAGAAAGAAATGCGTTGACAGCTTTTACTatcatatacaaaaaaaaaaatggtggcATTGTAAAGGGATCTGCCTATGATGGTTGCAAAAATTTTGACCACTTATGAACACGTGCATAAATATAATTGTAGTTTTCTGAAACAGGACACGTTTGTTGCTAGCTCTTCGAATAACCTTTAAGAGCGACAAGATTTTGGTTCAGAATCGTCATGTAGTTGCTTTTGTGCAATTCCTGTGGTTATATATTGAGGAAGTATTcgcaaaataaaatatgtagtgTACTGCTGATGTGAAACTTTTCCCCCttctgttccccccccccccaccccccctcccctccgacCCAAACTTCTCTTTCCAAGTAAGTTTGTGGTCAAATAACAACAACGAATGTATGGGGCGTGGGACAGACTCATCGTCTTCCTATGGTCATGATACTCGATAATCCTaaagtatataggctatataccaAATAAATCGGTATAGTATTTATATTGTCTCTCCTATTATTTCTTAATGCCGCCCTCGGTATTCAATTATATTGTTTCAGTTGAAAAACAATTCAGAAGAAAGTAATACATTGCAGTTTGCATATTGTATGCTGTATACTTGAAAAGACATATACTAAGGACTATAATGTCACTGTTCGTTTAgcttttaatgaaatattcgtTTTATTATCTCTGATTAACTAAAGCGAACCCATTACGTATACGGCTAATGATCATATATGCCTTCATTAATATCTGTATGGGCCAATCtcattttaaaaacaattcTCGTATATGAAATAGTTTCTGTCTGCATAACAgcataatgatatcatatttccgtctagcaattgtcgaaatgaGTTTTATTGCCATGAATTCATAATAAAAACAGAATATAATGATCTTTGGAATAAATTGGCTGTTATTTGTTCCTGAAATTGTTACCACGCGTGACAATTTTTGTTATGTGTTTATTGCTAATACGTTACGGTAGTACGGTTCCTGATAACACGTGTCTCCGGTATAAATAGAGATCATCATTAGCCCAATGGCTGTTGACAATCGGGTGCATTTGCCAATTCTAAAGGGGTCGACGTAAACTGATCATAAatctaatatataatattacggAGAAAAAATGTAAATCTCTCCTGAATTTTCTTACCCTGGGAAAATCGACTGATTAACAGCTGGGTATATATGCTATATGAATAGTTTTTAGTGCAGGTAATACGTATGCATGTAACAATACACAACTAACTTATAACTATTAGATCATATTTTTTGCAACCAAAGATGATTACTCAGTTTCCACTTATatgctgaatatatatatatatatatgtatatatatatatatcttcttcATCCCGCTAACTGATCCGTGATGATGATGTACCTAACGTATTCAAAGTTACAGcagttcatttttttcattctttttttctacAGATCGTAAAGTCGTCTGTGTATGGATAGAAGGCCACCTTAGCTATCGAGTACACGATTCCCAATCTCGTACATATTTTATGATAAATGTTATAGTTTATTGCTAAATTAGGGGAGCCATTGATAAcacacccgatactcatagctagtacagtaactatactactgttcatgttccacaaccgtgcatcactttaactactgcgctgtgttcgcaacacggtaacatgtgttacaggttactagctatgagtatcgggtggaTAACACCATAAATCGTTTACATAAATGAGCTGTTAAATGTTGTGTTTATTTATCTCAACAGGTCAAGGTCCGTTCACATTATCTTTTTCAAAGCTTATGATCCATTAGCTTTATTAAAGATAAGGAATTATGCTAATACACTAGAGGTAACACGGTCACCTTTAACCTAGTCAGTATCGCTGACAAGTATTTCTCTAATGATAGCTAAAGCCGCACGAAACGTAAATGATATTTACACTGAcgggagggagtggggggggggtggaaaggTAGTATACCCCAAGTCTTCCCAAGACATTATCAGCGTAGCCTTCAAATTTCATTATGCTAGGAACTGCTATAAGTTTGCAAAATAACCTTCCAGGAAAcatgaacaccccccccccatcatactcctcctcctcctccccctcctcatcccctccccacctctcCTCCCCTTTCACCTCAAATAGTTATCAGACGTCGATAAAGGTTGAAATTAGCAAGTTCTTCTCTTAGAGAGGTATATATGCGATCCTCAATGCACGAGGTAGTAAAACGAGAATTCAAGGTTGACAGTATATAGCAGACcagatttgttattttttaaattattttctagcatatttggggaaCATACTTATGTTCGTGGTTTAGACTCTGAATGGAGCTCGGAGATTTACAATAAACTTCTAACCTGAATTAGCATAAAAATTGAATTCAAAAGGAACTTCTTTGAATGTGACCATTGACTTTCAGGTCCTGGCTTTGATATGTTTGGTTTTAATAATGAAACTTTCAGAATGTTTTTTTATCTCCAATTCTTAAATCTACGTGAGAATGTTTGGAATGTTCTTAATCTAAAGATTTGGAAGTACGCGAAATTAATCTATGATCTGTTTTGCAATTGGCTCGATATAAAATCTTTAAGCAGGCGCAAACAAGATTCACTGTTCCTCTTCGATAAAGTAGTCTGGGTCTAAGCTCTGCAACATAATACTACTTTAGCAGATAATCTATACCAATGTTAGTTAATTGTCACATTCATATCAAATCTCGTATTGAAATCTAATATCTCGTTTatattgattattattactagCTTATTACAGTTTCCCAGTATTTaccattttcttcattttttctttattatttttaagcCTTTTGTTAAAGCTTGACTCCCTCCATTTTTAGAGTAATGTCGTAAAGGAACGCAACAGGTCCTCATAGTACCTGATCACACTACATTATCAAAGAAGATATGTGTCTATGTGACATTCTAAATTGGCCGGAAATACACGTTTAATGTTTTCCTTCATGCACACATCAGACTGATAACGACTTGAGCAAGGcttaatatgacatcatcgagccacaaaTGCTTCAATGTTGATTTTCTGTAACGGAGatatttaatttacatataggctagtttcacatttttttgttttataaaagaCTGGGAAGACTACGGGCGCACTTATATCAGTTCAACGAGAGACCGTCCTCGGAATAACGGTTTCGTCTCGACCAACTGTTTCCCCTTTCTTAGCACTTTACAAACTTGAAATGTTCAATTTCAGTGCCGTAACTGTTTCTCAAGCTAGTGAGTGCATGGCAACAACAggaacaacagaaaaaaaaagtgacaacaataaagtttttgttttttcaatttATCAACACTTTCTCACAAGTTAAGAAcagaagataaagaaaaaacatgaaTCTTTCAGAAAATTCATTGCtcagaaatgaaatgaatgatgGTAATCTTTACGAACATCTTACATTCCTTTATCTCGTATCTATTATTTGCTTTCTTACGTACTTACTATAGAACACAATAACATTTATTGTTTCTTGGTAGCTTTTATTTGAATGTAATTAAGTGTAACAGTGCGCAATTGTTTGAACAATTTCACAAGAAAACAGTTTAGACTTAAGCAACATGTGAGAATAAACGACACAAGAATATCTGATGTCACAAAGTTGATAATGAAACAACTGACTGACCATAGTAAATAATATTTAGAAGGAGAAGAGCATGCATTTTGAAACATAACTTAGTAACTTACATCAATACCACCGAATATAcatttaaacacacacacacatatatttatatatgtatatatatatatatatatatatatatatatatatatagttaagtgAGAAATACGACATGgaagaaagaaatgaatgaaaatgttacaaccAAGTAACTTTCTGGACAATACTTTAATTATTTAAGCAGTATAGACTGTTGCATAGTCTAGACTTCCTAATATCAAACATCTGATAAAAATAGAACAGCAAAATATACAGATTGCAGACTTATCTTTAGcttatttgttttccttttttaatattttttttattgcatttcAAGTATTTACTACacttttttcaaaatgaaaatggtcCGATCCGTTGGCAACAATCTTTTCAGGACGTCATCACGTTCCGCAAGACGTTTGATTTTTGTAAAGCAAAAGAAAAtagtaaacattaaaaatagcttcttacttttttttctacagCAAAATCTAAGTAAGCACATTAAACATTCTTCTCTTTACAAAGCAAGTTAGAGAGATTACTGACTGCACATGGTTTAGAAACAACATGTTTTAACATTAATACTGAAATTCCGTATTCCATTATTCAACAGCAATAAAATGATCATAGCTATATCCTACATAGAAAATTAACGATATATACAGATATGTTGAGCAAATATATTGGCCTATCTATCGGTTTTTCATGCATTAACTCCCTCACCACTAATGGACTGATTGCGGGCTACGGGATTCATCAGCGCAGCAGATTCATTCATGCACAACAATCTCAATTCGCGGgttaactttatttcaaactttccaGACGGCTCCAATGCCCCACTTTGGTGCATTTGACGGATCCAATGATGTTACCTTTAGGGAAATATTTGTTCCTCTTGTATTTTGTAGGATATCGCACGTCTTTATTTCTCAGACAAACGAATCCATCATTGGCTTTTCCTTAGCTAGAGCCATCTCCCGATTTCTCATGGCTTGTAGTAATTTCTTACGAGGACCTAGCGGTAGAGATAATTGCTCGGTAATCTCTTGCTCCGTCAGCATCATGAGCGACGTCAAGTCGACATCTTCATCAACGAAGAACATCAAGTAATCCGAAAGGTCATTGACCGCTAAAAACAGTTCTAACGGCGACGAGACTTCATCACCGACTTCGTCTACAAATTCGGTAGCGAGCCCTGTAGAGATCTTTGGAAGTCCATTTTTGAGTCCCTCGGAAGGATTTTTGCCAAAGGTACTCAAGTAGCCATCGAGAACTTCATCATCATCCGTTGTCGATTTCGCGAATTGCATTAGACTCATAGCAGTATTCTTGAACGTGTTTGATTTGAACTCCCCTGATCGCTGTTGGTCAGCTGTCGGAGGTGCCTGGCCCGTGTGGTTGTCGTATAACTCACTCGCGGGTCCATAAGAAATGTTGGGGTCTCTGTCGCGGACACTTTGGCTGCTTCTCCCCTGTGTACCGACTAATACAGTTGGGTAACCGGAAGTTTTTCGACTTGTAGGTGCGCCAGAAGAAGAGCCCTTCCGAGATGGAGGATGTTTAGGGTCGGTTCCATCACCATTCGGGATGGAAtactttttgttttcctttctctccttcttAAGAGTTTTCTTCCAttgtttttcgatttttttatttctcgCTTCAGCTTCCTTGATTGCCGTTTTTCGCTTTCGTAAAACCTCGCTCTGGTTCTTGGCCGACTGTTCGTTGTATACGTCATCGAGCATATCGGCAATTTGATGATGTTCGTTCTCCTTGGCGAGCTGGAAAGCATTTCTGAGATCGTTCGTCAACGCCCAGATGTTACATCCAAATGACACAAGGAACGTCACCACACTAATTCTTCCATTCATAGCGGCGAAGTGAAGAGCAGTGTATCCCTGGTGGTCACAAACGTCAGGTTCTCCACTGTGAAGAGCAAGGAAATGACGTTAAAGAAGAAACAACATCTGcttaaatacaaacatatacattgatgatgatatatatataaaagacgTCGGTTTGATTGGTCAAGATCCATCTATACCGACGATGATCACTGATCGCTTCTCCTTGCAAATTGAGCATGTCAACTAATACAATCCATGCGGTAGGCTATATAAGCCTATGTTTGCTGTCCTCTTTGATCCATGTGAAAATGTGGTTGATCAAGAACTGTTATATATACTACTCATATCAACATCGTGTAAATAGAACATTCTtgtatgtgtgtgagtgtgtgtgtggtgggaaGTTTTCGGCCACGCAACATGAATACAACGTGaattattgtttcattttgtcgTTAGAACTGTCCTCGCGATTTTATGAAGaccaaataaattaacaaaaaaaaatacagaagaaCGAAAGATCTCTAAGAAGACAAATCCACTCTCTGTCGGATGGATACCTCAATGCGCATCTGTTTCCACCGAAGCTTCCCCCAAATTGTCGCTAGTTCCAAGCTGGGATTTATTATAACCTAAGCATTAGCTTAGTATATGTTATTGACTATATTGACGGATTATCATTAGAGCCAAATAAATTCCCAGGGGCAGGGGGGGGCATAATAATACATTTAAGCGACCCAAAGTGTGGCCTTCAATTCAAGGCTCCAAAACCACAAACAGTGTTGTTGGGCGCAAACTGCATCATTATCCCCAATGCAAAAAGTGGCATACACCCAGCATTTTCTGAAGCCGCGTTATCTATTCTAAGCTCTAACACAGTGTTACAGATAACCGTCTTGTCTGCGAAAAACATGGTAGTCCTATGcctatttatttcttctttatatGACATCACCCTGAGTTATAACAACGAATGGCATGTTACGTTATAACCCTTTTACCTGGGTCCTATACAGCAGACTGCATTTACCTTGTCTATCGCAATCCCATCTTTTGAGGGCAAAGGTCAATTCCTTTCAATATTAGCAGGCAACCTGCGATAATCTAAATGGTTGATAAGAAAATTTACCCTCAGGGACAAAGTTTTCGCGACACCTCCCCGTTTAGTTCTATTGACATTGTCATCAAAGGTCTATTTATCGTGTTAGTGTAATTACGTTACTAACTGTGTAATGCATGCCACATGCAAACAGCATTCTCAGTACAAGCAATAATAATAGATCGGTTTCTTTCAAAACTACAGGTCGTAAAATCTTCCCAAAGTGGAATGAAATGGGTAATTA from Apostichopus japonicus isolate 1M-3 chromosome 19, ASM3797524v1, whole genome shotgun sequence carries:
- the LOC139960544 gene encoding ankyrin repeat and SAM domain-containing protein 4B-like; its protein translation is MAEDRFHVAAEEGKMSVLRQTAKRDCNRQDDVGMTPTLIAARTGNMEALRLLVSRGGEPDVCDHQGYTALHFAAMNGRISVVTFLVSFGCNIWALTNDLRNAFQLAKENEHHQIADMLDDVYNEQSAKNQSEVLRKRKTAIKEAEARNKKIEKQWKKTLKKERKENKKYSIPNGDGTDPKHPPSRKGSSSGAPTSRKTSGYPTVLVGTQGRSSQSVRDRDPNISYGPASELYDNHTGQAPPTADQQRSGEFKSNTFKNTAMSLMQFAKSTTDDDEVLDGYLSTFGKNPSEGLKNGLPKISTGLATEFVDEVGDEVSSPLELFLAVNDLSDYLMFFVDEDVDLTSLMMLTEQEITEQLSLPLGPRKKLLQAMRNREMALAKEKPMMDSFV